A section of the Chloroflexota bacterium genome encodes:
- a CDS encoding cyclase family protein — translation MVKLIDLSMEVSKDMVVFPRVAPPIMAMLESWEEFATNIGAAKYGATWLTAHYVVVLGDHVGTHVDSLRHMRSDAPGPEGIPLEYCYGDGVVLDFSDKPVGYGITPEDCEAELKRIGYRLKPLDIVLVKTGASRYNTEMRYLTDHCGMTGESTEWLLDQGIKMVGIDAPTWDRPVRSMFETKQFWPAHVVMLHREYYHLENLANLDAIPKPFGFKVSVLPIKWKGTTAAPVRAVAILDE, via the coding sequence ATGGTAAAACTCATTGATCTCAGTATGGAAGTCAGCAAGGATATGGTGGTTTTTCCCAGGGTTGCGCCGCCCATCATGGCGATGCTGGAGAGTTGGGAGGAGTTTGCCACCAACATCGGCGCGGCGAAGTACGGCGCGACCTGGCTTACGGCCCACTACGTCGTCGTCTTGGGCGACCACGTGGGCACGCACGTGGATTCGCTGCGGCACATGCGGAGCGACGCGCCCGGCCCCGAGGGCATCCCGCTGGAGTATTGCTACGGCGACGGCGTGGTGCTGGACTTCAGCGACAAGCCGGTTGGCTACGGCATCACGCCGGAGGACTGCGAGGCCGAACTGAAGCGCATCGGCTACCGCCTGAAGCCGCTGGACATCGTGCTGGTGAAAACCGGCGCTTCTCGGTACAATACCGAGATGCGCTACCTCACCGACCACTGCGGTATGACGGGCGAGTCCACCGAGTGGCTGCTGGACCAGGGCATCAAGATGGTGGGGATTGACGCGCCGACATGGGACCGCCCGGTGCGGTCCATGTTTGAGACGAAGCAATTCTGGCCGGCGCACGTGGTTATGCTGCACCGCGAGTACTATCATCTGGAGAACCTGGCGAACCTGGACGCCATCCCGAAGCCCTTCGGGTTCAAGGTGTCGGTTTTGCCCATCAAGTGGAAGGGCACGACGGCAGCGCCGGTGCGCGCCGTGGCCATCTTGGACGAATAA
- a CDS encoding aldehyde ferredoxin oxidoreductase family protein, translating to MERLKGGYSGVALWLDLTAGVVRKEALDEGLALGYIGGRGFTSRLQYDLIEPAVDPLGPDNVLIIAPGVLTGTTAPSSGRFTLGGRSPLTGILGDANSGGMWGAVLRRAGYDMIVIQGQSRQPVYLWIDNEHVELRDARHLWGKDTHETERLIRDEMGKTASVACIGQAGENLVKLAGFIADGEHAAARTGLGAVLGSKRLKAIAVRGTRGVPIYDPPRFKELSDELTELLKQDKRSGVELPTYGTTALLRHHMALGGLNTRNFQSGVFEGADQIDGDALNERYLVRPTACYRCPCKCDRYSEVHDGEFAGVAVGGPEYSTLVAFGSAVGNSNLAAILKANDMCNRYGLDTIETGNLIAFAMELYQRGILTREQADGLDLTWGNYHAVLEMIDRIAFRQGFGDLLAEGIAQAAQEIGHGAERYAVHVKGMTPPPLDPRAVKVYNFRYAVASRGADHLRISAPGAYGLDALPPDEAAAKLKLWESIVTIPDLMGVCKFPYSYYAETPDLTLRKMLTIVPGLYSAATGLEVTGDDLLRVAERVANVERAHNARLGVGAKDDTLPPRFTEDVMPEGPAEGRVYDILDALKPAWYRAHGWDVETGLPTRATLEALGLADIADDLERRGVLSA from the coding sequence ATGGAACGGTTGAAAGGCGGCTACAGCGGCGTGGCGCTGTGGCTGGATTTGACGGCGGGAGTGGTGCGGAAGGAGGCCCTGGATGAGGGCCTGGCGCTGGGCTACATTGGCGGGCGCGGGTTCACCTCGCGCCTGCAGTACGACCTGATTGAGCCTGCGGTGGACCCCCTGGGGCCCGACAATGTGCTGATCATTGCGCCGGGGGTGCTCACGGGGACGACGGCCCCATCGTCGGGCCGGTTCACCCTGGGCGGGCGGTCTCCGCTCACGGGAATCCTCGGCGACGCGAATTCGGGCGGGATGTGGGGCGCGGTGCTCCGTCGGGCCGGCTACGACATGATCGTCATACAGGGCCAGTCGCGGCAGCCGGTATACCTCTGGATTGACAACGAGCACGTGGAACTGCGCGACGCGCGGCACCTGTGGGGCAAGGATACGCACGAGACCGAGCGGCTGATTCGCGACGAGATGGGCAAGACCGCCAGCGTGGCCTGCATCGGGCAGGCGGGCGAGAACCTGGTCAAACTCGCCGGGTTCATCGCGGACGGCGAGCACGCGGCGGCCCGCACGGGCCTTGGCGCGGTGCTCGGCTCCAAGCGGCTCAAGGCCATCGCCGTGCGCGGCACGAGGGGAGTGCCCATCTACGATCCGCCGCGTTTCAAGGAACTCTCGGACGAACTCACCGAGTTGCTCAAGCAGGACAAGCGCAGCGGCGTGGAACTGCCCACATATGGGACGACGGCGCTCTTGCGGCACCACATGGCACTGGGCGGGCTGAACACGCGCAACTTCCAGTCGGGCGTGTTTGAGGGCGCCGACCAGATTGACGGCGATGCGCTGAACGAGCGGTACCTGGTGCGGCCCACGGCCTGCTACCGCTGCCCTTGCAAGTGCGACCGCTACAGCGAGGTGCACGATGGCGAATTCGCGGGCGTGGCGGTGGGCGGGCCGGAGTACAGCACGCTGGTGGCGTTCGGCTCGGCGGTGGGCAACAGCAACCTGGCTGCCATCCTCAAGGCGAACGACATGTGCAACCGCTACGGCCTGGACACCATTGAGACGGGCAACCTCATCGCCTTCGCCATGGAGTTGTACCAGCGCGGCATCCTGACGCGGGAGCAGGCCGATGGGCTTGATCTCACGTGGGGGAATTACCATGCCGTGCTGGAGATGATAGACCGCATTGCGTTCCGGCAGGGGTTTGGCGACTTGCTGGCGGAGGGGATCGCGCAGGCGGCGCAGGAGATCGGCCATGGGGCGGAGCGGTACGCCGTGCACGTGAAGGGCATGACGCCGCCGCCGCTGGACCCGCGCGCCGTCAAGGTATACAACTTCCGCTACGCGGTGGCATCACGGGGGGCCGACCATCTGCGCATCTCCGCGCCCGGGGCCTACGGGCTGGATGCCCTGCCGCCGGACGAGGCCGCCGCCAAGTTGAAACTCTGGGAGAGCATCGTTACCATTCCGGACCTCATGGGCGTTTGCAAGTTCCCCTACTCGTACTACGCCGAGACGCCCGATTTGACGCTTCGGAAGATGCTGACTATCGTACCGGGTCTATATTCGGCAGCGACGGGGCTGGAGGTTACCGGCGACGATTTGCTCCGCGTGGCCGAGCGCGTGGCCAACGTGGAGCGCGCCCACAACGCGCGGCTGGGCGTTGGCGCGAAGGACGATACGCTTCCGCCGCGCTTCACCGAAGACGTGATGCCGGAGGGCCCCGCAGAGGGCAGGGTGTACGACATCCTGGACGCGCTCAAACCGGCGTGGTACAGGGCGCACGGCTGGGATGTGGAGACCGGCCTTCCGACCCGCGCCACGCTGGAGGCGTTGGGCCTGGCCGACATCGCCGACGACCTGGAACGCCGGGGTGTCCTGTCGGCTTGA
- the larA gene encoding nickel-dependent lactate racemase, protein MSVVELPFGRGSLSARIPSENLIGVFPPRSVGQSAVDEGDLLRRALENPIGAPRLRDLARRGQKVALVTSDLTRPCPSDRLLPPVLAELSAAGIPDEDITIVLGLGLHRPMTEAELRDAVGEAVFGRVRVVNHDVRDIVSLGRTSFGTPVEIFRPVVDADFRVCLGNMEFHYFAGFSGGAKAIFPGCASEAAVTANHAMMVRPEAQAGRLEGNPVRADLEEASAMVGVDFILNVVVDGEHRIVQAVAGDVKAAHRVGCEWVSQRGKVPIPALADIVLVSAGGYPKDVNLYQAQKALDNAAYAVKPGGIIILVAECAEGCGNRTFEEWMTSGDTPSALLNRIQERFVLGGHKAAAVAVVAQKAQIFFVSPSMVTWRLAGMEPYDSLDAALAEAWKRMGRDATVIVLPEGGSVLPQPPAT, encoded by the coding sequence ATGAGCGTGGTGGAGTTGCCCTTTGGCCGCGGGAGTCTGTCGGCCAGGATCCCGTCGGAAAACCTTATCGGCGTCTTCCCGCCGCGATCGGTGGGGCAGTCGGCCGTGGACGAGGGCGACCTCCTGCGGCGCGCGCTGGAGAATCCCATCGGCGCGCCCAGGCTGCGCGACTTGGCGCGGCGCGGGCAGAAGGTCGCTCTCGTTACCAGCGATTTGACGCGCCCGTGCCCTTCCGACAGGCTGCTGCCGCCAGTGCTGGCCGAGTTGTCGGCCGCGGGCATCCCCGATGAGGACATCACCATCGTCCTCGGCCTGGGCCTGCACCGCCCGATGACCGAGGCCGAACTGCGGGACGCGGTGGGCGAGGCGGTGTTCGGGCGCGTGCGGGTGGTGAACCACGACGTTCGGGACATCGTTTCGCTGGGCCGCACCTCGTTCGGGACGCCGGTGGAGATCTTCCGGCCGGTGGTGGACGCGGACTTTCGGGTCTGCCTGGGCAACATGGAGTTCCACTACTTCGCGGGATTTTCGGGCGGGGCCAAGGCCATCTTTCCAGGCTGCGCGTCCGAGGCTGCGGTAACGGCGAATCACGCCATGATGGTGCGGCCCGAGGCGCAGGCGGGGCGGCTGGAAGGCAACCCCGTGCGCGCCGACCTGGAAGAGGCATCGGCGATGGTGGGCGTGGATTTTATCCTCAACGTTGTTGTGGACGGCGAGCACCGCATCGTGCAGGCGGTGGCAGGCGACGTGAAGGCGGCCCACCGCGTGGGGTGCGAGTGGGTGTCGCAACGCGGCAAGGTGCCGATTCCTGCCCTGGCCGACATCGTGCTGGTGAGCGCGGGCGGCTACCCGAAGGATGTCAACCTCTATCAGGCGCAGAAGGCGCTGGACAACGCGGCCTACGCGGTGAAGCCTGGGGGTATCATCATCCTGGTGGCCGAGTGCGCCGAGGGCTGCGGGAATCGGACGTTTGAGGAGTGGATGACGAGCGGCGACACGCCTTCGGCCCTGCTGAACCGCATCCAGGAGCGGTTTGTCCTGGGAGGGCACAAGGCCGCGGCGGTGGCGGTGGTGGCGCAGAAGGCGCAGATTTTCTTCGTCTCGCCGAGCATGGTGACCTGGCGGCTGGCGGGCATGGAGCCTTACGACTCGCTGGACGCGGCGCTGGCGGAGGCTTGGAAGCGCATGGGCCGCGACGCCACGGTTATCGTCCTGCCCGAGGGCGGCTCGGTGCTCCCCCAGCCGCCTGCGACGTAG
- a CDS encoding PEP-utilizing protein mobile subunit, with product MSDSNKVLATFFGDKDFPVEWASEEEKQLFWFYDDTHCPYPISPMYFSIGGWWGPTCEYMYRRFGAPFGKAWIGKKINGYVYSAIVPRDPEEAAKIAPYYMMVMPTYAKEFTKWWEERYLPEVKRNFEYLDTFPTETATLPELMIFLEEALDIQERHFRLHWILNLAQFQASLDFQAAVGEVIGQVDPALMGRILISVKDRNWDSIENLWRLKEKVKADADLKAAFTKGETASAIIPLLEKTAKGKAFLDEVRAYAKEYGMKPLHTHEYINKLWVEDITPIVETINGYLATDYNFPAAYKAIVDDQARAMDELRAMIPATATEEQRKKVEDAMALAVKMMPLTPDHHFYFDQGTYARMRLVLLAIGRHLKKIGLLDDPEDVFYLEYEQLRWYVANPKTESNPNGFDGKTVIKQNRRAREEAWKVRPRDWVGTATQWSMYEEPYHTLWGWPQKFEREKEAAAPKGVVKGLAAAAGVAEGTAHVVMGPEDFDKVKKGEIMVCVMTNPAWVVVFTKIAAVVCDAGGVLAHPAVVAREFGIPAVVGTSVGTRTIKTGDRIRVNGNTGVVEILG from the coding sequence ATGAGCGATTCTAACAAGGTGCTGGCGACGTTTTTCGGCGACAAGGATTTCCCCGTGGAGTGGGCAAGCGAAGAGGAAAAGCAACTATTCTGGTTCTACGACGACACCCATTGCCCCTATCCCATCTCCCCCATGTACTTCTCCATCGGAGGGTGGTGGGGGCCGACCTGTGAGTACATGTACCGCCGCTTCGGCGCGCCCTTCGGCAAGGCCTGGATCGGCAAGAAGATCAACGGGTACGTGTACAGCGCCATTGTGCCGCGCGACCCCGAAGAGGCAGCCAAGATCGCGCCCTACTACATGATGGTTATGCCGACCTACGCCAAGGAGTTCACCAAGTGGTGGGAAGAGCGCTATCTGCCCGAGGTCAAGCGCAACTTTGAGTACCTGGACACCTTCCCGACCGAGACCGCAACCCTCCCCGAACTCATGATCTTCCTGGAGGAAGCCCTGGACATCCAGGAGCGGCACTTCCGCCTGCACTGGATTCTGAACCTGGCGCAGTTCCAGGCGTCGCTGGACTTCCAGGCGGCGGTCGGGGAAGTCATCGGCCAGGTGGATCCGGCGCTCATGGGGCGCATCCTCATTTCGGTCAAGGACCGGAACTGGGACTCCATTGAGAACCTGTGGCGGCTGAAGGAGAAGGTCAAGGCGGATGCCGACCTCAAGGCAGCCTTCACGAAAGGCGAGACCGCCTCGGCCATCATCCCGCTTCTGGAGAAGACCGCCAAAGGCAAAGCCTTCCTGGATGAGGTCCGCGCGTATGCCAAAGAGTACGGCATGAAGCCTCTGCACACCCACGAGTACATCAACAAACTGTGGGTGGAGGACATCACGCCCATCGTGGAGACCATCAACGGCTACCTGGCAACCGATTACAACTTCCCTGCGGCGTACAAGGCCATCGTGGACGATCAGGCGAGGGCGATGGACGAACTGCGCGCCATGATTCCGGCCACCGCGACCGAAGAGCAGCGGAAGAAGGTTGAGGATGCGATGGCCCTGGCGGTGAAGATGATGCCGCTGACTCCCGACCATCACTTCTACTTTGACCAGGGCACGTATGCGCGCATGCGCCTGGTGCTCCTGGCCATCGGGCGGCACCTGAAGAAGATCGGCCTGCTGGATGATCCCGAGGATGTGTTCTACCTGGAGTACGAGCAACTGCGCTGGTACGTCGCCAACCCGAAGACCGAGAGCAATCCGAACGGGTTTGACGGCAAGACGGTCATCAAGCAGAACCGCCGCGCCCGCGAAGAGGCCTGGAAGGTGCGCCCGCGCGACTGGGTAGGCACGGCTACGCAGTGGTCCATGTACGAGGAGCCGTACCACACCCTGTGGGGCTGGCCGCAGAAGTTTGAGCGCGAGAAGGAAGCGGCGGCTCCGAAGGGCGTCGTCAAGGGCTTGGCGGCTGCGGCTGGCGTGGCCGAAGGGACGGCGCACGTCGTGATGGGCCCGGAGGACTTTGACAAGGTCAAGAAGGGCGAGATCATGGTGTGCGTGATGACCAACCCCGCGTGGGTCGTGGTCTTCACCAAGATCGCCGCGGTGGTGTGCGACGCCGGCGGCGTGCTGGCTCACCCGGCGGTGGTGGCGCGCGAGTTCGGCATCCCGGCGGTGGTGGGCACCTCTGTGGGCACGCGCACCATCAAGACGGGCGACCGCATCCGCGTGAACGGCAACACGGGCGTCGTGGAGATACTCGGCTAG
- a CDS encoding Tm-1-like ATP-binding domain-containing protein: MPRFVAILASLDTKSEEAAFLRDIVRAEGGEPLVVDTGVLGQPGIEADVPREEVAQAAGTTLDAIIREGDKARALVAMADGASRILLRMLAEGRLGGVLSVGGSRGTALGTRVMQALPVGIPKLMVSTMASGPTPFGPYVGTKDITLMHSVADISGVNSVTRPIFANAARAIAAMSRAAAPVAKAKSRVLAATMLGASTPLVERIRQAMTSPESEVIAFHAVGTGGRAMEELVAQGLMDGVFDVSPTELLAHLAGGPYSAGPERMRAAGERGIPQVVAPGALDFIIEGPPDALPRRYAGRKTMRHTPTITLVRSSPDEMRAAARLIAERLAESRGPAALILPLRGFSAFSTEGQPLHDPDSDRAFAEEIRASVPARVEVVELDAALNDPDVAETAVRLMRSMLRV; this comes from the coding sequence ATGCCCAGGTTCGTGGCGATTCTGGCGTCTTTGGACACGAAGAGCGAAGAGGCGGCTTTCCTGCGCGACATCGTCCGCGCCGAAGGCGGCGAACCGCTGGTGGTGGACACGGGCGTGCTGGGCCAGCCGGGGATTGAGGCCGACGTTCCGCGCGAGGAGGTGGCGCAGGCCGCGGGCACGACGTTGGACGCCATCATCCGCGAGGGAGATAAGGCGCGCGCGTTGGTGGCGATGGCCGACGGCGCGAGCCGCATCCTGTTGCGCATGCTGGCGGAGGGGCGGCTGGGCGGCGTGCTGTCCGTCGGCGGGTCGCGCGGCACCGCGCTGGGAACCCGCGTGATGCAGGCGCTGCCCGTCGGCATCCCCAAACTCATGGTGTCCACGATGGCCAGCGGCCCAACCCCATTCGGGCCGTATGTGGGGACCAAGGACATCACGCTGATGCATTCGGTGGCCGACATCAGCGGGGTGAACTCGGTAACCCGGCCGATCTTCGCCAACGCGGCGCGGGCCATCGCCGCCATGAGCCGCGCGGCTGCGCCGGTGGCGAAGGCCAAATCGCGGGTGCTGGCGGCTACGATGCTCGGCGCGTCCACTCCGCTCGTGGAGCGCATTCGGCAGGCGATGACTTCGCCCGAAAGCGAGGTCATCGCGTTTCATGCGGTGGGCACGGGCGGTCGGGCCATGGAGGAACTGGTCGCCCAGGGCCTCATGGACGGCGTGTTTGACGTAAGCCCCACCGAACTTCTGGCGCATCTGGCGGGCGGGCCGTACAGCGCCGGCCCGGAGCGGATGCGCGCCGCGGGCGAACGTGGCATTCCCCAGGTGGTGGCCCCGGGCGCGCTGGACTTCATCATTGAGGGGCCGCCCGACGCGCTCCCGCGCCGCTACGCGGGCCGCAAGACCATGCGCCACACGCCGACTATCACCCTCGTGCGCTCATCGCCCGATGAGATGCGCGCCGCGGCGCGGCTTATCGCCGAACGGCTGGCCGAGTCGCGCGGCCCGGCGGCGCTGATTCTCCCGCTGCGGGGGTTCAGCGCTTTCTCCACCGAGGGCCAGCCGCTGCACGACCCGGACTCGGACAGGGCTTTCGCGGAGGAAATCCGCGCGTCCGTGCCCGCCAGGGTTGAGGTTGTGGAACTGGACGCCGCGCTCAACGATCCTGACGTAGCCGAGACCGCCGTGCGACTGATGCGGAGCATGTTGCGCGTGTAA
- the pgk gene encoding phosphoglycerate kinase, translated as MEAGILTLDDFRFAGKTVILRVDINSPIDPQTKRISNDNRIRKSVPTIRELADAGARIVMLAHQGDTEDYHNLISLEEHGERLTALLGRPVGFMDDIVGPAALERVKGLRDGEILLLNNVRYLTEEVSTFVNFVKLTPAQLVQTWLVRKLAPLADYYVCEAFAAAHRYSPSLVGFAEVLPAAGGRLFVEEFGALARVKETPKHPSVYVLGGARIADAFSMMKQVLAEGAADVVLTSGLTGEVMTLAKGYRLGEPTERLIEDKGLSPFVAAARELLATFGDRILSPVDFAIDDGGRKELELKDLPTPHLLVDIGEQTIAQYTRVIRGAATIFVNGPAGVYEKPVSAKGTERLWNAIADAPGYSVIGGGDSVAAGAKFGVLDRMGYVCTSGGGMVRFLSGQELPVVTALRRAAQRYLEKGA; from the coding sequence GTGGAAGCGGGCATTCTGACGCTGGACGATTTCCGATTTGCGGGCAAGACGGTCATCTTGCGGGTTGACATCAACTCGCCGATAGACCCGCAGACCAAGCGCATCAGCAACGACAATCGTATCCGCAAGAGCGTGCCCACCATTCGCGAACTGGCCGACGCGGGCGCGCGCATCGTGATGCTGGCCCATCAGGGCGACACCGAGGACTATCACAACCTGATCTCGTTGGAAGAACATGGCGAGCGGCTGACCGCGCTCCTGGGCAGGCCGGTGGGCTTCATGGACGACATCGTGGGGCCGGCGGCGTTGGAGCGGGTCAAGGGCCTGCGCGACGGCGAAATCCTGCTCCTGAACAACGTGCGCTACCTGACCGAAGAGGTGTCCACGTTCGTGAACTTCGTGAAACTCACGCCGGCGCAACTGGTGCAGACGTGGTTGGTGCGGAAACTGGCGCCGCTGGCCGACTACTACGTGTGCGAGGCGTTCGCGGCGGCGCATCGCTATTCGCCGTCGCTGGTGGGGTTCGCAGAGGTGTTGCCGGCAGCCGGTGGGCGGCTGTTCGTAGAGGAATTCGGCGCGCTGGCGCGGGTCAAAGAAACGCCCAAGCACCCGTCCGTGTACGTGCTGGGCGGCGCCCGCATCGCCGACGCATTCAGCATGATGAAGCAGGTTCTCGCGGAGGGCGCGGCGGATGTAGTGCTCACGTCGGGCCTGACGGGCGAGGTCATGACCCTGGCCAAAGGGTATCGCCTGGGCGAACCCACCGAGCGCCTGATTGAGGACAAGGGGCTGTCGCCGTTTGTCGCTGCGGCGCGGGAGTTGCTGGCGACCTTCGGCGACAGAATCCTGAGCCCCGTGGATTTTGCCATTGACGACGGCGGGCGCAAGGAACTGGAACTGAAGGATCTGCCCACGCCCCATCTGCTGGTGGACATCGGGGAGCAGACCATCGCCCAGTACACCCGCGTGATTCGGGGCGCGGCCACTATCTTTGTCAACGGGCCGGCGGGCGTGTACGAGAAGCCGGTGAGCGCCAAAGGCACCGAGCGCCTGTGGAATGCTATCGCCGACGCCCCTGGCTACTCCGTCATCGGCGGGGGCGACAGCGTGGCAGCCGGCGCCAAGTTCGGCGTGCTGGACAGGATGGGGTACGTCTGCACGTCGGGCGGGGGCATGGTGCGGTTCCTGTCGGGCCAGGAGTTGCCGGTCGTTACCGCGCTGCGGCGCGCCGCGCAGCGGTATCTGGAGAAAGGCGCATGA
- a CDS encoding type II glyceraldehyde-3-phosphate dehydrogenase, whose product MSKVKVCVVGYGTIGTRLADGAALQGDMELVGVADVAPTLQVRALHESGMPYKLYLVDMGRKGAFEALGIPVSGSLDDLLEQVDVVLDATPAGIGAKNKELYRKHGVKAIFQGGEKDEVADVFFHGYANYEKGLGQQFLKLTSCNTTGLIRAVDAVDRLVGVEKIAITIIRRVADPGDTHRGLVDLLKVDKVPSHQAVDLMHIMPHVKATGLLVHTPVTHGHIINVVATPKKSVSVEAVLETFRAHPRMRVVRIEDGFDSNTAFFKYARELGNKRGDMYEIGVWEECVAKSGEDVMFAINIPQEAVTIPETVDGIRACMEMQRDRLEAVGLTNRYLGLVPRR is encoded by the coding sequence ATGAGCAAGGTGAAAGTATGCGTGGTGGGGTACGGGACGATTGGGACGCGGCTGGCGGATGGAGCGGCGCTGCAGGGGGACATGGAGTTGGTGGGCGTGGCGGATGTGGCGCCGACGTTGCAGGTGCGGGCGCTGCATGAGAGCGGGATGCCGTACAAGTTGTATTTGGTGGACATGGGGCGGAAGGGTGCGTTTGAGGCGCTGGGGATACCGGTGTCGGGGTCGCTGGACGATTTGCTGGAGCAGGTGGACGTGGTGTTGGACGCGACGCCTGCGGGGATTGGGGCGAAGAACAAGGAGTTGTACCGGAAGCACGGGGTGAAGGCGATCTTCCAAGGTGGTGAGAAGGACGAGGTTGCGGATGTATTCTTCCACGGGTATGCGAACTACGAGAAGGGGTTGGGGCAGCAGTTCTTGAAGTTGACGTCGTGCAACACGACGGGGCTGATTCGGGCGGTGGACGCGGTGGATCGGCTGGTGGGTGTGGAGAAGATAGCGATCACGATCATACGGCGGGTGGCGGATCCTGGGGACACGCACCGAGGGTTGGTGGATTTGCTGAAGGTGGACAAGGTGCCGAGCCACCAGGCGGTGGACCTGATGCACATCATGCCGCATGTGAAGGCGACGGGGCTGTTGGTGCACACGCCGGTAACGCATGGGCATATCATCAATGTGGTGGCGACGCCGAAGAAGAGCGTGAGCGTGGAGGCGGTGCTGGAGACGTTCCGCGCGCACCCGAGGATGCGTGTGGTGCGGATAGAGGACGGGTTTGACTCCAACACGGCGTTTTTCAAGTATGCGCGGGAATTGGGGAACAAGCGAGGGGACATGTACGAGATTGGGGTGTGGGAGGAGTGCGTGGCGAAGTCGGGTGAGGATGTGATGTTTGCGATCAACATTCCGCAGGAGGCGGTAACGATACCGGAGACGGTGGACGGGATACGGGCGTGCATGGAGATGCAGCGGGATCGGCTGGAGGCGGTGGGGCTGACCAACCGCTACCTGGGGCTTGTGCCGCGGCGGTAG